From one Leptospira paudalimensis genomic stretch:
- a CDS encoding Lsa36 family surface (lipo)protein, producing MKFRIVFLSTVLVTLFAQTELSAQFTCEGSACSFLPSQLTETGNATLKKFEKGYLDEVLKTNLEAGFLANVGASNIGTGTVRRIQIGVSASAAGYKKDDIQIQDDLIKYPKLPNVGGAVIPSFHLDINPGWLFGTDDGSFLRRFGIFLHGMNVAVTQDQLQAASNNKNYEGRIAVRSYGGMLRYQLVEKEGFLMNLITWNGINVGVGHHVMEQNMSLSYLEGKAAQIEFQGVKGKWGGDTNFLFNTKVQTTNVDLRTGIGLFWVANLIVGGGYSWNSGHNSASLSRRGPFIISANQSLPLELPREYQAVLDQQLLAQNPNATLGFRASGESNTKRGIGYGIVGLELDLFMLKVIAEGLYGGKDLYSANLGLKLSF from the coding sequence ATGAAATTTAGAATCGTTTTCCTTTCCACAGTTTTGGTCACCTTGTTTGCACAAACGGAACTATCTGCCCAATTTACCTGCGAAGGATCAGCTTGTAGTTTTTTACCTTCACAACTCACAGAAACAGGAAATGCCACACTTAAAAAATTCGAGAAAGGGTATCTCGACGAAGTATTAAAAACAAATTTAGAAGCAGGATTTTTGGCCAATGTAGGAGCAAGTAACATTGGAACAGGTACGGTCCGACGTATCCAAATTGGTGTGAGTGCATCTGCCGCTGGTTATAAAAAAGACGACATCCAAATCCAAGATGATTTAATCAAATACCCAAAACTTCCGAATGTCGGTGGAGCTGTCATCCCTTCCTTTCATTTGGACATTAACCCTGGATGGTTATTCGGAACTGATGATGGTAGTTTTCTTCGACGATTTGGAATTTTTTTACATGGAATGAATGTAGCGGTGACTCAAGACCAACTCCAAGCTGCATCGAATAACAAGAATTATGAGGGAAGAATCGCCGTACGTTCGTATGGTGGAATGCTTCGTTACCAACTGGTAGAAAAAGAAGGATTTTTAATGAACCTCATCACTTGGAATGGGATCAATGTCGGAGTGGGCCATCATGTGATGGAACAAAACATGAGTCTCAGTTATTTGGAGGGGAAAGCGGCACAAATTGAATTCCAAGGTGTAAAGGGAAAATGGGGAGGTGACACCAATTTTCTGTTTAACACAAAGGTCCAAACAACCAACGTAGACTTACGAACTGGGATTGGACTCTTTTGGGTAGCAAACCTGATCGTTGGGGGTGGTTACAGTTGGAATTCAGGTCATAACTCTGCTTCTCTCTCTCGTAGAGGCCCTTTCATCATTTCAGCCAACCAATCCTTACCGCTTGAACTTCCTAGAGAATACCAGGCTGTCCTTGACCAACAACTCCTTGCCCAAAATCCGAATGCTACTCTTGGTTTTCGTGCCAGTGGAGAATCCAATACGAAACGAGGGATCGGTTATGGGATCGTCGGTTTGGAATTGGACTTGTTCATGCTAAAGGTGATCGCCGAGGGATTGTATGGAGGTAAAGACCTCTACTCAGCAAATTTAGGTCTCAAACTCTCTTTTTAG
- a CDS encoding methyl-accepting chemotaxis protein — protein MNLYKRYTRSFIMASQVFSLGVVVPIGIALILFYVDLSSTQIKTFLGATVIAALITLLLPSLIFPKKLKFIKEGLLELESQSEKNPETYTKVWDTIARMPVIGATVGASQWALAIPIVLIPVLSLSETSKSDGFYIICSLILTALLNIIISFVFLEKASHIVLDDDIFQSELNDRITPYYRNLRNTVPVMFSFMVMVLSIFLLIYSFNVNAKALEKAFSNQLYNFNQSNEAGINVYFEAVENTLKDVASLTSVKQALETRNYKLAVPALEKAYGDTQLLLENAFIASFEEGIPIVASGLPGGASVGYKLVANPEVSENIKASKEGKSHVGVAVKSPFNGQIVIMITTPVKNTNGTVVGFVGMPFLVGKAMESFLKNVKIGSTGYSFLLDRESTMVYHPNPKYLMNSFKGSEFEKLALNAGETDSFRNPWEGSTFLLRRKVSTKYGIQFFSTIDLKEIEVESLSSLRGLTVISLIGSIVIALSIYMLFSARFHPMKTIGKVLQNVEVGDLRTKVKLESSDEFARLSRGLNATLKQIVEVVGSNQAFSEDLASSAEQMSASLNMLSSNAQTQAASAEEISASIEEISAAVQNVDAQAEDQFRKVDFLKSKMAELSSLIEATGKQVGKASQDVNQISEEAKLGQSSLDSMRNSISKISNSSEEIGSVIEIINNISEQINLLALNAAIEAARAGVYGRGFAVVADEIGKLAEKTAISINDIGELIQANEKEIESGRDTIETTISLIQRIIQGVSSFDDMTDTIEKSTKEQLIINQKVGEEVDKVNQISQAIRLSMEEQKNAIGEVAQAIFSINDLTQGTAAGLEEMTATANGIANLAETLKRKINFFKIS, from the coding sequence ATGAATTTGTATAAACGTTACACACGTTCCTTCATCATGGCTTCCCAAGTGTTTTCCTTGGGAGTAGTGGTTCCAATTGGGATTGCTCTCATCTTATTTTATGTCGATTTAAGTTCCACTCAGATTAAGACCTTTTTAGGGGCAACGGTAATCGCAGCTCTCATCACGTTACTGCTTCCTAGTTTGATTTTCCCAAAAAAACTCAAGTTCATCAAAGAGGGTTTATTGGAATTAGAGTCCCAGTCGGAAAAAAACCCAGAAACGTATACAAAAGTATGGGATACCATTGCCAGAATGCCAGTGATTGGAGCAACTGTTGGTGCCTCCCAATGGGCATTGGCAATTCCGATTGTTCTCATTCCGGTCTTATCCTTATCTGAAACAAGTAAATCAGATGGATTTTACATTATTTGTAGTTTGATTCTCACTGCACTTCTCAATATCATCATCTCGTTTGTATTTTTAGAGAAAGCATCTCACATTGTACTCGATGACGATATTTTCCAGTCAGAACTCAATGATCGAATCACTCCATATTATCGTAATTTAAGAAATACAGTACCAGTTATGTTTTCCTTTATGGTAATGGTACTCTCCATTTTTCTTTTGATATATTCATTTAATGTGAATGCAAAGGCATTGGAGAAAGCATTTTCAAACCAATTGTACAATTTTAATCAAAGTAATGAAGCAGGGATTAATGTTTATTTTGAAGCAGTTGAAAATACATTAAAAGACGTGGCTTCTTTGACTTCCGTTAAACAGGCGCTAGAAACACGAAATTATAAATTAGCGGTGCCTGCTTTGGAAAAAGCTTACGGTGATACTCAATTACTCCTTGAAAATGCTTTTATAGCGTCCTTTGAGGAAGGCATTCCAATCGTTGCATCTGGACTTCCAGGCGGAGCAAGTGTTGGATACAAACTTGTTGCCAATCCTGAGGTTTCCGAAAATATCAAAGCCTCCAAAGAAGGTAAGTCACATGTTGGGGTTGCCGTTAAATCACCATTTAACGGTCAGATTGTGATCATGATCACAACACCTGTAAAAAATACAAATGGAACTGTGGTTGGATTTGTTGGAATGCCTTTTTTAGTTGGGAAGGCAATGGAATCATTCCTTAAAAATGTAAAAATTGGTTCCACTGGTTATTCGTTTTTACTCGATCGAGAATCCACGATGGTTTACCATCCCAATCCAAAATATTTAATGAATAGTTTTAAAGGATCTGAATTTGAAAAACTTGCTCTGAACGCTGGTGAAACGGATTCCTTTCGTAACCCTTGGGAAGGTTCAACATTCTTACTCCGAAGAAAAGTTAGTACAAAGTATGGAATTCAGTTTTTTTCTACCATAGATCTTAAGGAAATTGAAGTAGAAAGTTTGTCCTCTTTACGAGGATTAACAGTCATTAGTTTGATTGGATCCATTGTCATTGCACTTTCCATTTATATGTTGTTTTCTGCAAGGTTTCATCCAATGAAAACGATTGGAAAGGTTTTACAAAATGTAGAAGTGGGAGATTTGCGAACTAAAGTAAAGTTGGAATCTTCCGATGAATTTGCTCGCCTTTCTCGAGGACTAAATGCAACACTCAAACAAATTGTAGAAGTTGTTGGTTCCAACCAAGCATTCTCTGAAGATTTGGCTTCCTCCGCGGAACAAATGTCAGCATCACTAAATATGTTGTCATCGAATGCACAAACACAAGCTGCTTCCGCTGAAGAAATCTCTGCTTCCATTGAAGAAATTTCTGCTGCAGTCCAAAATGTAGATGCCCAAGCAGAAGACCAATTTCGCAAAGTTGATTTTTTGAAATCAAAAATGGCGGAACTTTCGAGTCTCATTGAAGCAACTGGAAAACAAGTTGGAAAGGCTTCACAGGATGTGAACCAAATTTCCGAGGAAGCAAAATTAGGACAATCATCGCTTGATTCGATGAGGAATTCCATCTCAAAAATCAGTAATAGTTCGGAAGAAATTGGAAGTGTGATTGAAATCATCAATAATATCTCGGAACAAATCAACTTACTCGCGTTAAACGCTGCCATTGAAGCAGCAAGAGCTGGTGTCTATGGTCGTGGGTTTGCCGTGGTGGCAGATGAGATTGGAAAACTCGCCGAAAAAACTGCCATTTCGATCAATGACATTGGCGAACTCATCCAAGCAAACGAGAAGGAAATTGAAAGTGGTCGAGACACGATTGAAACCACCATCTCTCTCATCCAAAGGATCATCCAAGGTGTGAGTTCCTTTGATGACATGACAGACACGATCGAAAAAAGCACCAAAGAACAGCTCATCATCAATCAGAAGGTAGGGGAAGAGGTGGATAAGGTGAACCAAATCAGCCAGGCGATCCGACTCTCCATGGAAGAGCAAAAAAATGCAATTGGAGAGGTTGCCCAAGCTATTTTCAGCATCAATGACCTCACCCAAGGGACTGCCGCGGGCCTTGAAGAAATGACTGCGACTGCCAATGGGATCGCAAACTTAGCGGAAACCCTAAAAAGAAAGATCAACTTCTTTAAAATTTCTTAG
- a CDS encoding DMT family transporter, protein MKENTNVEWKGVAFVLTGALLFSAKAVVVKLTYRYEISAIGSLFFRMLFAFPFLLWMAWSAEKETDKPSLTKKDYWNVLLMGVVGYYLASLFDFVGLKFISAGLERIILFIYPTLVVILSFLFLKKKIHIREIFSLILTYTGVSLAFGQDVQLGSPKDVSLGAFFILLSALTYAIYLMGSGSIIPKLGAKRFTAWALIISSIVVFLHFLIFGSYKELIQPISFYLLAFFMGTVNTVVPAVLVSEGIKRVGSKTAAIVGSIGPMSTLFLAYWLLDEPITILHSIGTLFVLTGVFWISTGKKPKEVSV, encoded by the coding sequence GTGAAAGAAAATACAAATGTAGAATGGAAAGGGGTGGCGTTTGTTTTAACTGGAGCCTTACTTTTTAGCGCGAAAGCGGTGGTTGTGAAATTGACCTATCGTTATGAAATTTCTGCCATTGGATCATTATTTTTTCGGATGTTATTTGCCTTCCCATTCCTTTTGTGGATGGCATGGTCAGCAGAAAAAGAAACCGATAAACCTTCCTTAACAAAAAAAGACTATTGGAATGTACTCCTTATGGGAGTGGTAGGATACTATCTTGCTAGTTTGTTTGACTTTGTTGGACTCAAATTCATTAGCGCTGGACTTGAACGAATTATTTTATTCATTTATCCAACTCTCGTTGTCATTTTATCTTTTTTGTTTTTAAAAAAGAAAATTCACATAAGGGAAATTTTTTCACTCATTCTTACTTACACAGGTGTATCATTGGCATTTGGTCAAGATGTACAATTGGGATCACCGAAGGATGTCAGTTTAGGTGCCTTTTTTATCTTACTTTCTGCGTTAACCTATGCAATTTATCTCATGGGGAGCGGATCCATTATACCTAAGTTAGGTGCAAAAAGATTTACAGCATGGGCACTTATCATTTCTTCCATCGTAGTGTTCCTTCATTTTTTGATATTTGGAAGTTATAAAGAACTCATCCAACCGATCTCATTTTATCTATTGGCTTTTTTTATGGGAACTGTGAACACCGTTGTTCCGGCTGTTTTAGTATCAGAAGGGATCAAACGTGTTGGAAGTAAAACAGCAGCAATTGTTGGATCAATTGGACCAATGTCGACTTTATTTTTAGCATATTGGTTATTGGATGAGCCCATCACCATCCTACATAGTATTGGAACATTGTTTGTTCTTACAGGTGTTTTTTGGATTAGTACGGGAAAAAAACCAAAAGAAGTCTCAGTTTGA
- a CDS encoding VOC family protein, with amino-acid sequence MIHHIAIGTTNPSHLAAFYLKIPGSILIKEHFYEFGSIRSVWIQFGSILLMLEDGKRESPKNLVFALETSKEAEWKEFLESITIVSRTDFTLYFQDPDGNGLGVSTYPEKLPSSLEMS; translated from the coding sequence ATGATCCATCATATTGCCATAGGAACAACCAATCCAAGCCATTTGGCGGCCTTTTACCTGAAGATTCCTGGTTCTATCCTCATAAAGGAACATTTTTATGAATTTGGATCGATTCGTTCAGTCTGGATCCAATTTGGTTCCATTCTATTGATGTTGGAAGATGGAAAACGGGAATCTCCCAAAAACCTAGTATTTGCTTTGGAGACTTCGAAGGAAGCGGAATGGAAAGAATTTTTGGAATCCATCACCATCGTCTCACGCACAGATTTTACGTTGTATTTCCAAGATCCTGATGGGAATGGACTAGGTGTTAGTACCTACCCAGAAAAACTTCCCTCATCTTTAGAAATGAGTTGA
- a CDS encoding methyl-accepting chemotaxis protein: MSIKKKIILISLAVISLIIAGIMIVLSMVVRSTLQHNLEEDTKYISSKVTSDISNTLKSPMKKTFAFRKSYENGNIISRADAINYLKSLNKENDIAFAAYCGFEPNAFDGKDSFYKNTKDHDGTGRFIPYIFRDGDKLFSEPLKNMDDPIQGEFYQKPKTTLQTSITSPYIYKVGKTDMFIVSIMEPILRNGKFIGIAGIDISLTTIKSYLDSLKFSDGEGKITLISDNHLVLYDGFTHLSEGLDFRSAADPYFYDRIKNKNTNIYEFNDYFHVAVPISIIEKNDPWFARISVPKSQIQSTLNSIIFVTIGLGILGVTLSILSIYFSFQRLVDRRIQSINSSTTKVASGDLRHLIQIDQMDELGSIMVTLNQMIEHLRKLILIAQKSSGKISETTEKIQTTITELTDLAQNQAASSEEASATVEELNASSETIHSNVLSAVENTETIHQSLGDIQNLMKKILEKVNTFGEISVRANQNAEEGRSMAKETSLAIREIQEKSKTITAFSNVISDIAKRTGLLALNAAIEAARAGESGKGFAVVAEEITKLASQSAESVSQINTLSQEALDSIERGNQQVERLVEVLKKITDEVSLIFISSNEIGPLIEDQSSRTESIYTEVVEITEQVKSIQLSTEEQQRATNELANMTINISNGSQVLSDQSSSMAENAERLEQVINTLDELLKTFRIEKEV; encoded by the coding sequence ATGTCGATCAAAAAGAAAATCATACTGATATCGCTAGCTGTCATCTCTCTCATCATTGCAGGGATAATGATTGTCCTTTCGATGGTTGTTCGATCAACTCTACAACATAATTTAGAAGAAGATACAAAATACATTTCTTCAAAAGTCACAAGTGATATTTCGAACACTCTCAAGTCACCCATGAAAAAAACATTCGCGTTTCGTAAATCCTACGAAAATGGGAATATCATTTCTAGGGCAGATGCAATCAATTATCTTAAGTCATTAAACAAAGAAAACGATATTGCTTTTGCGGCGTATTGTGGATTTGAACCCAATGCATTTGATGGGAAAGATTCTTTTTATAAAAACACAAAAGACCATGATGGAACTGGTAGATTCATCCCTTATATCTTCCGAGATGGAGATAAACTATTCTCAGAACCATTAAAGAATATGGATGATCCCATCCAGGGAGAATTTTACCAAAAACCAAAAACTACCTTACAAACCAGCATCACATCACCTTATATCTATAAGGTTGGAAAAACCGACATGTTCATTGTATCAATTATGGAGCCCATTTTACGTAATGGGAAATTCATAGGGATTGCAGGGATTGATATTAGCCTAACAACAATTAAATCATACTTAGATTCACTGAAATTTTCAGATGGTGAAGGTAAAATCACACTGATCTCAGACAATCATTTGGTTTTATATGATGGTTTTACCCACCTTTCGGAAGGATTGGATTTTCGATCAGCAGCAGATCCCTATTTTTATGATCGAATCAAAAACAAAAACACAAACATCTACGAATTTAATGATTACTTCCATGTGGCAGTTCCCATATCCATCATCGAAAAAAACGATCCATGGTTTGCCCGTATCTCCGTACCAAAATCCCAAATCCAATCCACACTGAATTCGATTATCTTTGTGACCATTGGACTTGGAATCTTAGGAGTAACTCTTTCTATTTTATCAATTTACTTTAGTTTCCAAAGGTTGGTTGATCGTCGTATCCAATCCATCAATTCATCTACCACAAAAGTAGCTTCAGGGGACTTAAGGCACCTCATCCAAATCGATCAGATGGATGAATTGGGTAGCATCATGGTTACTTTAAACCAAATGATTGAACACTTGCGCAAACTGATTCTGATTGCCCAAAAATCATCTGGTAAAATTAGCGAAACAACTGAAAAAATTCAAACTACAATAACGGAACTGACTGATTTAGCACAAAACCAAGCAGCCTCTTCCGAAGAAGCAAGTGCCACCGTTGAAGAATTAAATGCATCTTCGGAAACAATTCACAGCAATGTATTGAGTGCAGTTGAAAACACAGAAACCATTCACCAATCGTTAGGTGACATTCAAAACCTAATGAAAAAAATATTAGAAAAAGTGAATACGTTTGGAGAGATTTCCGTTCGAGCCAATCAAAATGCAGAAGAAGGTCGTTCCATGGCAAAGGAAACATCTCTTGCAATCAGAGAAATCCAAGAAAAATCCAAAACCATCACTGCTTTTTCCAATGTAATCTCCGATATTGCAAAACGCACTGGTTTACTTGCATTAAATGCTGCCATCGAAGCTGCAAGAGCAGGTGAATCAGGGAAAGGATTTGCTGTGGTTGCAGAAGAAATCACAAAATTAGCAAGTCAATCTGCAGAATCAGTATCACAAATCAATACTCTCTCCCAAGAAGCATTGGACTCAATTGAACGTGGGAACCAACAAGTAGAACGATTAGTGGAAGTATTAAAAAAAATCACGGATGAGGTTTCACTCATCTTCATCTCTTCCAATGAAATTGGTCCCCTCATCGAAGACCAAAGTTCTCGCACGGAAAGTATTTACACAGAAGTGGTTGAAATCACAGAACAAGTTAAGTCCATCCAACTTTCAACAGAAGAACAACAAAGGGCCACAAACGAATTGGCCAATATGACAATCAATATTTCAAATGGTTCTCAAGTATTATCAGACCAATCTTCTTCTATGGCAGAAAATGCAGAAAGACTGGAACAGGTGATAAATACTTTGGATGAGTTATTAAAAACCTTTCGGATTGAAAAAGAAGTCTAA
- a CDS encoding TIGR04454 family lipoprotein, with protein sequence MKKSLILALALGLFLANCKSKVYTQEECESALASTFTQIEEEAKKNPAAAPVLAGLQQGKQKMIDQCMEGKFDPNCLKNAPGIAGIMGCVKK encoded by the coding sequence ATGAAAAAATCTCTTATCCTTGCGCTCGCTCTCGGGCTATTTTTGGCGAATTGTAAATCCAAAGTGTATACCCAAGAAGAGTGTGAATCTGCGCTTGCAAGTACTTTCACTCAAATTGAGGAAGAAGCTAAAAAGAACCCAGCAGCAGCTCCCGTTCTTGCAGGTTTACAACAAGGCAAACAAAAAATGATCGACCAATGTATGGAAGGAAAATTTGATCCAAACTGCTTAAAAAATGCTCCAGGAATCGCTGGCATTATGGGCTGTGTAAAAAAATAA
- a CDS encoding ArsR/SmtB family transcription factor, which produces MTTETLPSFRSAAQILAATKAISDETRIRILHILSFGAFSVNEVVEILGMGQSRISRHLKILTEAGLVGSRREGSLVYSFLPDEEGFGFKFPLELTKLLLSYKEELPSREKDQKMVHQILEAREKKSKSFFDGVAESWEKLQEETLHPKLYRSWILQELPLCENIVDLGCGPGGLIPFLLNKAKHVTGVDNSSRMIENASIHFAKNPSVSLIQTPMEHLPLSSNSCDAVVASMVMHHISHPPTVLEEIVRVLKPGGVLCIVDLEKHNAEYMRDNFADLWLGFEPELFESWLSNAGFKVESIGEIQTESSFKILTIKATKE; this is translated from the coding sequence ATGACAACAGAAACCCTTCCATCCTTCCGCAGTGCCGCGCAAATCCTAGCTGCCACCAAAGCCATTTCTGATGAAACCAGAATCAGGATCCTCCATATCTTAAGTTTTGGGGCATTTTCCGTGAATGAAGTGGTGGAAATTTTGGGTATGGGCCAATCACGAATCTCCCGCCATTTAAAAATCCTAACAGAAGCTGGGTTAGTTGGTTCGAGGCGTGAAGGCAGTTTGGTGTACAGCTTTTTACCGGATGAAGAGGGATTTGGATTTAAATTTCCCTTAGAGCTCACCAAATTATTGTTATCTTATAAAGAAGAACTTCCCTCAAGAGAAAAGGACCAAAAAATGGTTCATCAAATATTAGAAGCTCGTGAGAAAAAATCGAAATCATTTTTTGATGGAGTTGCTGAGAGTTGGGAAAAATTACAGGAAGAGACCTTACACCCAAAACTTTATCGTTCATGGATTTTACAAGAGTTACCACTTTGCGAAAACATTGTCGACTTGGGATGTGGTCCAGGGGGCCTTATTCCTTTTTTACTGAATAAAGCAAAACATGTTACGGGAGTTGATAACTCATCCCGAATGATTGAAAACGCATCCATCCATTTTGCAAAAAATCCAAGTGTGAGTCTAATCCAAACACCTATGGAACATTTGCCACTGTCATCTAACTCCTGTGATGCGGTAGTAGCTTCTATGGTTATGCATCATATTTCTCATCCACCTACAGTTTTAGAAGAGATTGTTCGAGTTTTAAAACCTGGTGGTGTTTTGTGTATTGTCGATCTAGAGAAACACAATGCGGAATACATGAGAGATAATTTTGCGGATTTATGGCTTGGGTTTGAACCAGAATTATTTGAATCATGGTTATCAAATGCAGGTTTCAAAGTCGAATCCATTGGAGAAATCCAAACAGAATCAAGTTTTAAAATTTTAACAATCAAAGCAACAAAGGAATAA